A part of Streptomyces sp. DSM 40750 genomic DNA contains:
- a CDS encoding GNAT family N-acetyltransferase: MMSTFPDISISTERLVLRPFDEDDIQALTEMMNDEQVMAWTDVPQPFTERGARNWITEYAPAERVSGRGLDLAVTEFLTQRLVGVIQLTKTDWHVRSTELSYVVAPWARGEGYASEAALATAQWLFREQKFERIELRTAADNTASQQVAQKIGCISEGVLRNACIARTRTAEDGWTEIRTDFIIWSLLPEDIEGVSEELAGSGGFGSYADWN, from the coding sequence ATGATGAGCACCTTTCCCGACATCTCCATCAGCACGGAGCGGTTGGTTCTGCGCCCGTTCGACGAGGACGACATCCAGGCGCTCACCGAGATGATGAACGACGAGCAGGTGATGGCCTGGACCGATGTCCCGCAGCCCTTCACCGAACGCGGCGCCCGTAATTGGATCACCGAGTACGCGCCCGCCGAACGCGTCTCCGGACGCGGCCTCGACCTCGCCGTCACCGAGTTCCTCACCCAGCGCCTGGTCGGCGTCATCCAGTTGACCAAGACGGACTGGCACGTCCGGTCCACGGAGCTGTCGTACGTCGTCGCCCCCTGGGCGCGCGGCGAGGGTTACGCCTCCGAAGCCGCCCTCGCGACCGCCCAATGGCTGTTCCGCGAGCAGAAGTTCGAGCGCATCGAACTGCGCACCGCCGCCGACAACACCGCCTCCCAGCAGGTCGCGCAGAAGATCGGCTGCATCAGCGAGGGCGTGCTGCGCAACGCCTGCATAGCGCGCACCCGCACCGCCGAGGACGGCTGGACCGAGATCCGCACGGACTTCATCATCTGGAGCCTCCTCCCCGAGGACATCGAGGGCGTCAGCGAGGAACTGGCCGGCAGCGGTGGTTTCGGCTCCTACGCGGACTGGAACTGA
- the cobT gene encoding nicotinate-nucleotide--dimethylbenzimidazole phosphoribosyltransferase → MTDTGQVPGEGLPESAGMVEQPGVPAPGAYTYLSETAAEDEDLLLPGAQGAWGNEMPPPAPEPVVQVVHESVHEPGPHEMSGRDSGSIDLGAVRTPVATPVPQPPVARRPLHLGPLTPDASASPVRSLADRGPADAPVPPSAARQPGPATTGPEYLDVPPQTTSQWVGAPAPAAAAPGVATGGAAAETVVPQEEQISVAVAEASQVVADAPQELQEAQDPEALHQAQDAAYALAQEAAMAQFRAPEAVGTPVAAQPQAPEIAEVPEAAEPQPLETAEAAVAAAQLQVPEAVEAPEAAEPQPLETAEAAVAAAQLQVPEAAEAPAAVQPQAPEAAEGLAAVQPQAPEAAVMPPAPEAAEVPPAAEAPQAEVPQAPEHVEAVSETPAPETRAPEAPTPEEVAPAATAAQVPDATPFPPAAQDPDPVQAQAAAEAQDVPQVPQEPEEGAEPVDASALPQVAEPPQDAAAVLSPADAAVPPTMADDAEQAVAASEQPTPTAVADQQAVAGVPDPETAIAAPDQESASAVPDERAEHVVPDAAQHPAAAQDQQQPTAEALVAEEPQPAEAGAVEAQPVEAAQPQPEALDEETQPLEAALPEPQPAVQRPQAAEPVAPAADVAAADQVAQVADSAPQPEAEQPPVAESAVVAGAEVTDVSAVDQDDQAPDAHEPAPAEQPTGEAPAELDVPAAEPAADPAMDPAAMDPSATEHPVAEPPAPVPSQIDALQGAVVQTPAEPAPDAPLADAPQEPRPEADQPLGQFVPVEGSVPTTPHLAPTPPRGVVVPPLPADDQVTPVAAQFPAAEGQTEAAEEAPETAVEPVATVPAPRDAEAATIVVPQPLAAAADADPQVVQNAEDLDTRAADQEDSEAAAVEAVAAAEENTAPVDEAPEDVREEVRQPTGPAAPAYEDAEREAVLKVMRERRDIRNGFRSDPIPHDVLLRVLEAAHTAPSVGHSQPWDFVVIRSAETRRTMHELAQRQREAYAKSLPKGRAKQFKELKIEAILDTPVNIVVTADPTRGGRHTLGRHTQPQMAPYSSALAVENLWLAARAEGLGVGWVSFFDEREMVRALGLPEHLEVVAYLCVGYVDEFPEEPELMQAGWAKRRPLSWVVHEETYGRRALPGAEPHDLLAETVAGIRPLDAKALGEAWERQKRMTKPAGALGMLEIISAQLSGLSRQCPPPIPEPAAVAIFAGDHGVHAQGVTPWPQEVTAQMVANFLGGGAVCNAFATQVGAEVCVVDVGVASDLPATPGLLPRKVRAGTSDMTTGPAMTREEAKQAIEVGIETARDLVAAGNKALLTGEMGIANTTASAALISVFTDADPSEVTGRGTGINDETLARKTEVVRRAIELHQPDPADPIGVLAAIGGFEHAAIVGLLLGGASLRTPVILDGVSAGAAALVARAIAPEVLAACIAGHRSAEPGHVAALQKLGLRPLVDLDLRLGEGTGALLALPVVQSAARAMHEVATFDSAGVTEK, encoded by the coding sequence ATGACCGACACCGGCCAGGTCCCGGGCGAGGGACTGCCGGAGAGCGCAGGCATGGTGGAGCAGCCGGGCGTCCCTGCGCCGGGTGCGTACACCTACCTCTCCGAGACCGCCGCCGAGGACGAAGACCTCCTGCTGCCGGGCGCCCAGGGCGCGTGGGGCAACGAAATGCCGCCGCCCGCCCCCGAACCCGTCGTCCAGGTCGTCCACGAGAGCGTGCACGAGCCGGGCCCACACGAGATGTCCGGCCGGGACAGCGGTTCGATCGACCTCGGCGCCGTGCGTACTCCCGTCGCGACGCCCGTCCCGCAGCCGCCGGTGGCCCGCCGCCCGCTGCACCTCGGCCCGCTCACCCCCGACGCCTCCGCCAGTCCGGTCCGCTCCCTTGCCGACCGAGGCCCGGCGGACGCCCCGGTCCCGCCCAGCGCCGCACGCCAGCCCGGCCCGGCCACCACCGGCCCCGAGTACCTCGACGTGCCCCCGCAGACCACGTCGCAGTGGGTCGGCGCCCCCGCACCGGCCGCCGCCGCGCCGGGAGTGGCCACCGGGGGTGCGGCTGCAGAAACGGTCGTTCCGCAGGAGGAGCAGATCTCCGTGGCCGTCGCGGAGGCCTCGCAGGTCGTCGCGGACGCACCCCAGGAGCTTCAGGAGGCCCAGGACCCCGAGGCCCTCCACCAGGCCCAGGACGCCGCCTACGCCCTGGCCCAGGAAGCCGCGATGGCCCAGTTCCGGGCTCCGGAGGCCGTCGGGACGCCCGTTGCCGCCCAGCCGCAGGCCCCGGAGATCGCCGAAGTCCCGGAGGCCGCTGAGCCCCAGCCTCTGGAGACCGCCGAAGCTGCGGTTGCCGCCGCTCAGTTGCAGGTCCCTGAGGCCGTCGAAGCCCCGGAGGCCGCTGAGCCCCAGCCTCTGGAGACCGCCGAAGCTGCGGTCGCCGCCGCTCAGTTGCAGGTCCCCGAGGCCGCCGAAGCCCCGGCCGCCGTCCAGCCCCAGGCCCCGGAAGCGGCTGAAGGCCTGGCCGCCGTCCAGCCTCAGGCCCCGGAGGCGGCCGTGATGCCGCCGGCGCCCGAAGCGGCCGAGGTCCCGCCTGCCGCGGAGGCCCCGCAGGCCGAGGTGCCGCAGGCCCCCGAGCACGTGGAGGCAGTGTCCGAGACGCCGGCCCCCGAGACGCGGGCTCCCGAGGCGCCGACCCCTGAGGAGGTCGCGCCCGCCGCAACGGCCGCGCAGGTTCCGGATGCCACGCCGTTCCCCCCGGCCGCCCAGGACCCCGACCCGGTCCAGGCCCAGGCCGCCGCCGAGGCCCAGGACGTCCCCCAGGTTCCGCAGGAGCCCGAGGAGGGCGCCGAGCCCGTCGACGCGTCCGCACTGCCCCAGGTTGCCGAGCCACCGCAGGACGCCGCCGCTGTGCTCTCACCGGCCGACGCCGCCGTGCCGCCGACCATGGCGGACGACGCCGAGCAGGCCGTGGCCGCCTCCGAGCAGCCGACGCCGACCGCCGTAGCCGATCAACAGGCCGTCGCCGGCGTGCCGGATCCGGAGACCGCGATCGCGGCCCCGGACCAGGAGAGCGCGAGTGCCGTCCCCGACGAGCGGGCCGAGCACGTAGTACCGGACGCCGCGCAGCACCCCGCGGCCGCGCAGGACCAGCAGCAGCCGACGGCGGAAGCCCTGGTCGCCGAGGAGCCGCAGCCGGCAGAGGCCGGGGCAGTGGAGGCCCAGCCGGTGGAGGCCGCGCAACCCCAGCCGGAGGCCCTCGACGAAGAGACGCAGCCGCTGGAGGCCGCGCTGCCGGAACCGCAGCCCGCCGTCCAGAGGCCGCAGGCCGCCGAGCCGGTCGCACCCGCCGCAGATGTCGCGGCGGCGGACCAGGTGGCGCAGGTCGCCGACTCTGCCCCGCAGCCGGAGGCCGAACAGCCGCCGGTAGCCGAGTCCGCGGTCGTCGCCGGGGCCGAGGTCACGGACGTGAGCGCAGTGGACCAGGACGACCAGGCCCCGGACGCCCACGAGCCCGCCCCCGCAGAGCAGCCGACCGGCGAGGCTCCGGCTGAGCTCGACGTACCCGCGGCCGAACCCGCGGCCGACCCCGCCATGGACCCGGCCGCCATGGACCCTTCAGCCACCGAGCACCCGGTCGCCGAGCCCCCGGCGCCTGTGCCCTCCCAGATCGACGCCCTCCAGGGAGCCGTCGTCCAGACCCCGGCCGAGCCCGCCCCCGACGCCCCGCTCGCGGACGCACCCCAGGAGCCCCGGCCCGAGGCCGACCAGCCGCTGGGCCAGTTCGTGCCCGTCGAGGGTTCGGTGCCGACCACCCCGCACCTGGCCCCGACTCCGCCCCGTGGGGTGGTGGTCCCGCCGCTGCCCGCGGACGACCAGGTGACGCCCGTCGCCGCCCAGTTCCCGGCGGCCGAGGGACAGACGGAGGCGGCCGAGGAAGCCCCGGAGACGGCGGTGGAGCCCGTGGCCACCGTCCCCGCCCCCCGGGACGCCGAGGCCGCGACGATCGTCGTACCGCAGCCGCTCGCTGCGGCGGCCGACGCGGATCCCCAGGTCGTCCAGAACGCGGAGGACCTTGACACCAGGGCCGCCGACCAGGAAGACAGCGAAGCAGCGGCGGTGGAAGCAGTGGCAGCAGCCGAGGAGAACACGGCCCCGGTGGACGAAGCACCCGAAGACGTACGGGAAGAAGTACGGCAGCCCACGGGCCCGGCCGCGCCCGCCTACGAGGACGCCGAGCGCGAGGCCGTCCTCAAGGTGATGCGCGAACGCCGCGACATCCGCAACGGCTTCCGCAGCGACCCCATCCCGCACGACGTGCTGCTCCGGGTCCTGGAGGCCGCCCACACGGCGCCTTCCGTCGGCCACTCGCAGCCCTGGGACTTCGTCGTCATCCGCTCGGCCGAGACGCGCCGCACGATGCACGAACTCGCCCAGCGCCAGCGCGAGGCGTACGCCAAGTCGCTGCCGAAGGGCCGCGCGAAGCAGTTCAAGGAACTGAAGATCGAGGCCATCCTCGACACCCCGGTGAACATCGTCGTCACCGCCGACCCGACCCGTGGCGGCCGCCACACCCTCGGCCGCCACACCCAGCCGCAGATGGCCCCCTACTCCTCCGCGCTCGCGGTCGAGAACCTGTGGCTCGCGGCCCGCGCCGAGGGCCTCGGCGTCGGCTGGGTCAGCTTCTTCGACGAGCGCGAGATGGTCCGCGCCCTCGGCCTGCCCGAGCACCTGGAGGTCGTGGCGTACCTGTGCGTCGGGTACGTCGACGAGTTCCCGGAGGAGCCCGAGCTGATGCAGGCGGGCTGGGCCAAGCGCCGCCCGCTGTCCTGGGTCGTCCACGAGGAGACGTACGGCCGCCGCGCCCTGCCCGGCGCCGAGCCGCACGACCTGCTCGCCGAGACCGTCGCCGGCATCCGCCCGTTGGACGCCAAGGCGCTCGGCGAGGCCTGGGAGCGCCAGAAGCGGATGACGAAGCCCGCCGGCGCCCTCGGCATGCTGGAGATCATCTCCGCCCAGCTGTCCGGCCTGTCCCGCCAGTGCCCGCCGCCGATCCCGGAGCCCGCGGCCGTCGCGATCTTCGCGGGCGACCACGGCGTCCACGCCCAGGGCGTCACCCCCTGGCCGCAGGAGGTGACGGCCCAGATGGTCGCCAACTTCCTCGGCGGGGGAGCGGTCTGCAACGCCTTCGCCACCCAGGTGGGCGCCGAGGTCTGTGTCGTGGACGTGGGCGTGGCGAGCGACCTCCCGGCCACCCCGGGTCTGCTGCCGCGCAAGGTCCGCGCCGGTACGTCCGACATGACCACCGGGCCCGCGATGACCCGCGAGGAGGCCAAGCAGGCCATCGAGGTGGGCATCGAGACCGCCCGCGATCTGGTGGCCGCCGGCAACAAGGCACTCCTCACGGGCGAGATGGGCATCGCCAACACCACGGCCTCCGCCGCGTTGATCTCCGTCTTCACCGACGCGGACCCCTCCGAGGTCACCGGCCGGGGCACCGGCATCAACGACGAGACCCTCGCCCGAAAGACCGAGGTCGTCCGCCGCGCCATCGAGCTCCACCAGCCGGACCCCGCCGACCCCATCGGTGTCCTGGCGGCGATCGGCGGCTTCGAACACGCCGCCATCGTCGGTCTTCTCCTGGGCGGCGCCTCCCTCCGTACGCCGGTCATCCTCGACGGCGTCAGCGCCGGCGCCGCCGCCCTGGTGGCCCGCGCCATCGCCCCCGAGGTCCTCGCCGCCTGCATCGCCGGCCACCGCAGCGCCGAACCCGGCCACGTCGCCGCCCTCCAGAAGCTGGGCCTCCGCCCCCTCGTCGACCTCGATCTCCGCCTCGGCGAGGGCACGGGCGCCCTCCTGGCCCTTCCGGTCGTCCAGAGCGCGGCCCGGGCGATGCACGAGGTGGCGACCTTCGACTCGGCGGGGGTAACCGAGAAATAA
- a CDS encoding methionine ABC transporter ATP-binding protein — protein MITTSGLTKIYRADRGRGREVTALDGVDLHVREGEVYGVIGQSGAGKSSLIRCVNLLERPTSGTVTVAGRDLTALAGRGPRAGRELRRARSHIGMVFQHFNLLSSRTVQDNVELPLEILGRSGGERSRKALELLDLVGLTDKAKAYPAQLSGGQKQRVGIARALAGDPKVLLSDEATSALDPETTRSILQLLRDLNRQLGLTVLLITHEMDVVKTICDSAALMEKGRVVESGTVSELLATPGSELAAALFPVGGEASGDDRTVLDVTFQGEAATQPVISQLSRTYNIDISILGAAIDTVGGLQIGRMRIELPGRYEENVVPIGFLREQGLRIDVVGPEGRTSAPVKEGAK, from the coding sequence GTGATCACCACATCGGGCCTGACGAAGATCTATCGGGCTGACCGCGGTCGTGGCCGCGAGGTAACCGCGCTCGACGGCGTCGATCTGCACGTACGCGAGGGCGAGGTGTACGGCGTGATCGGCCAGTCCGGCGCCGGCAAGTCCTCGCTGATCCGCTGCGTCAACCTCCTCGAACGCCCCACCTCCGGAACCGTGACCGTGGCGGGCCGGGACCTGACCGCCCTGGCCGGCCGAGGCCCCCGCGCCGGGCGGGAGCTGCGCCGGGCGCGCAGTCACATCGGCATGGTCTTCCAGCACTTCAACCTGCTGTCCTCCCGTACGGTCCAGGACAACGTCGAGCTGCCGCTCGAAATCCTCGGCAGGTCGGGCGGGGAACGTTCCCGCAAGGCCCTGGAACTGCTGGACCTCGTCGGTCTCACCGACAAGGCGAAGGCCTACCCGGCCCAGCTCTCCGGCGGCCAGAAGCAGCGTGTCGGCATCGCCCGCGCACTGGCCGGAGACCCGAAGGTGCTCCTCTCCGACGAGGCCACCAGCGCCCTCGACCCGGAGACCACCCGCTCGATCCTCCAGTTGCTGCGCGACCTGAACCGGCAACTGGGCCTGACCGTCCTGCTCATCACGCACGAGATGGACGTCGTCAAGACGATCTGCGACTCGGCCGCCCTCATGGAGAAGGGCCGCGTCGTCGAGTCCGGCACGGTCAGCGAACTGCTCGCCACCCCCGGCTCCGAACTGGCCGCCGCCCTCTTCCCGGTGGGCGGCGAGGCGTCCGGCGACGACCGCACGGTCCTCGACGTCACCTTCCAGGGCGAGGCGGCGACCCAGCCGGTCATCTCGCAGCTGTCCCGCACGTACAACATCGACATCTCGATCCTCGGCGCGGCCATCGACACCGTCGGCGGCCTCCAGATCGGCCGGATGCGTATCGAACTGCCCGGCCGCTACGAGGAGAACGTGGTCCCCATCGGCTTCCTGCGCGAGCAGGGCCTGCGGATCGACGTGGTCGGTCCCGAAGGCCGGACGTCCGCACCGGTGAAGGAAGGTGCCAAGTGA
- the cobA gene encoding uroporphyrinogen-III C-methyltransferase, translating into MAEHPAYPVGLRLTGRRVVVIGGGQVAQRRLPALIAAGADILLVSPEATPSVEAMADAGELTWEKRPYAEGDLADAWYALIATGDPEANTRASAEAERNRVWCVRSDNAEEATAWTPATGHSEGVTVAVLTTRAEGRDPRHTAAIRDAVVEGLRDGTLVAPHHRTRTPGVALVGGGPGDPDLITVRGRRLLAEADVVIADRLGPRDLLAELPPHVEVIDAAKIPYGRFMAQEAINNALIEHAKQGKSVVRLKGGDPYVFGRGMEELHALAEAGIPCTVVPGISSSISVPSAAGIPVTHRGVAHEFTVVSGHVAPDDERSLVDWPALARLTGTLVILMGVDKIGRIAETLVANGKSPDTPVALVQEGTTAAQRRVDATLATVAETVRTQEVKPPAVIVIGEVVKVGPGTNA; encoded by the coding sequence ATGGCCGAACACCCCGCCTACCCCGTAGGCCTCCGCCTCACCGGCCGCCGAGTGGTCGTCATCGGCGGCGGCCAGGTCGCCCAGCGCCGCCTCCCCGCCCTCATCGCGGCCGGCGCCGACATCCTCCTCGTCTCCCCGGAAGCCACCCCCTCTGTCGAGGCGATGGCGGATGCGGGCGAGCTGACCTGGGAGAAGCGCCCCTACGCGGAGGGCGACCTCGCCGACGCCTGGTACGCCCTGATCGCCACCGGCGACCCGGAAGCGAACACACGTGCGTCCGCCGAAGCGGAGCGGAACCGCGTCTGGTGCGTCCGCTCCGACAACGCCGAGGAAGCCACCGCCTGGACTCCGGCGACGGGCCACAGCGAGGGTGTCACGGTCGCCGTCCTGACCACCCGCGCAGAGGGCCGCGACCCCCGCCACACCGCCGCCATCCGTGACGCGGTCGTCGAGGGCCTGCGCGACGGCACCCTTGTCGCCCCCCACCACCGCACCCGCACCCCCGGTGTCGCCCTCGTCGGCGGCGGCCCCGGTGACCCGGACCTGATCACCGTGCGCGGCCGCCGTCTCCTCGCCGAGGCGGACGTCGTCATCGCCGACCGCCTCGGCCCACGCGACCTGCTCGCCGAACTGCCGCCGCATGTCGAGGTGATCGACGCGGCGAAGATCCCGTACGGCCGTTTCATGGCACAGGAAGCGATCAACAACGCGCTGATCGAGCACGCGAAGCAGGGCAAGTCGGTCGTACGCCTCAAGGGCGGTGACCCGTACGTCTTCGGCCGGGGCATGGAGGAACTGCACGCGCTCGCCGAGGCCGGCATCCCCTGCACGGTCGTCCCCGGCATCTCCAGCTCGATCTCCGTCCCGAGCGCGGCCGGCATCCCGGTCACCCACCGGGGCGTCGCCCACGAGTTCACCGTGGTCAGCGGCCATGTGGCCCCCGACGACGAGCGTTCCCTGGTCGACTGGCCGGCCCTCGCCCGGCTGACCGGCACCCTCGTGATCCTCATGGGCGTCGACAAGATCGGCCGGATCGCCGAGACCCTGGTGGCGAACGGCAAGTCCCCGGACACCCCGGTCGCCCTGGTCCAGGAAGGCACGACGGCCGCACAGCGCCGGGTCGACGCGACCCTCGCCACCGTCGCCGAGACCGTGCGTACGCAAGAGGTCAAGCCGCCGGCGGTCATCGTGATCGGCGAGGTCGTGAAGGTGGGGCCCGGGACGAACGCGTGA
- the cbiE gene encoding precorrin-6y C5,15-methyltransferase (decarboxylating) subunit CbiE, with translation MADRVTVIGWDGSPLTAAARSALAAATLVAGAAHHLALPEVPPTAERIRLGSVALAARRIAAHRGTAVVLADGDPGFFGVVRTLRAPEFGLEVEVVPGVSSVAAAFARAGMPWDDAQVVVAHRRTLRRAVNVCRAHTKVAVLTSPGAGPAELGLLLDGVHRTFVICEELGTERERVTVVTSDKAVDHTWRDPNLVIVIGPATGGEGGGWLAGRDPGAGPRGWALPSGVYGGAMGEGEAELLRSSQLAHLGPRVGDLVWDIGSGSGAFATEAARCGAAVIAVDRDPEACGRTTLAARRFGVQLQVVHGTAPHILENLPEPDVVRVGGGGAAVVSAVADRRPQRIVTHALTRPAAERVGRDLTEHGYEVQCDFVQSVELDTRAWTERERSVAFLLSGTLPDRSL, from the coding sequence ATGGCCGACCGGGTCACGGTGATCGGCTGGGACGGCTCTCCCCTGACCGCCGCGGCGCGCTCCGCCCTCGCCGCCGCCACCCTGGTGGCCGGCGCCGCCCACCACCTGGCCCTGCCCGAGGTGCCCCCGACCGCCGAACGCATCCGGCTCGGCAGTGTCGCCCTCGCCGCCCGCCGTATCGCCGCCCACCGCGGCACCGCCGTGGTCCTCGCCGACGGCGACCCGGGCTTCTTCGGAGTCGTCCGCACCCTGCGGGCCCCCGAGTTCGGCCTGGAGGTCGAGGTCGTCCCCGGCGTCTCCTCCGTGGCCGCCGCCTTCGCCCGCGCGGGCATGCCCTGGGACGACGCCCAAGTGGTCGTCGCCCACCGCCGTACGCTGCGCCGCGCGGTGAACGTGTGCCGCGCCCACACCAAGGTCGCCGTCCTCACCTCACCCGGCGCCGGCCCCGCCGAGCTCGGCCTGCTCCTCGACGGAGTTCACCGCACCTTCGTCATCTGCGAGGAACTCGGCACCGAACGCGAACGTGTCACCGTCGTCACCTCCGACAAGGCCGTCGACCACACCTGGCGCGACCCCAACCTCGTCATCGTCATCGGCCCCGCCACCGGGGGAGAGGGCGGCGGCTGGCTCGCCGGCCGCGACCCCGGCGCCGGCCCGCGCGGCTGGGCCCTGCCCTCCGGTGTCTACGGCGGCGCGATGGGCGAGGGCGAGGCCGAACTGCTGCGCTCCTCCCAACTGGCCCACCTGGGACCGCGCGTGGGCGACCTCGTGTGGGACATCGGCTCCGGCAGCGGCGCCTTCGCCACCGAGGCCGCCCGCTGCGGCGCCGCCGTCATCGCCGTCGACCGCGACCCCGAGGCCTGCGGCCGTACGACGCTCGCCGCCCGCCGCTTCGGCGTACAGCTCCAGGTCGTCCACGGCACCGCCCCGCACATCCTGGAGAACCTCCCCGAACCGGACGTCGTACGCGTCGGCGGCGGGGGAGCGGCGGTGGTCTCCGCCGTCGCCGACCGCCGCCCGCAGCGCATCGTCACCCACGCCCTGACCCGCCCCGCCGCCGAGCGCGTCGGACGGGATCTGACCGAGCACGGATACGAAGTCCAGTGCGACTTCGTGCAGTCGGTCGAACTCGACACAAGGGCCTGGACGGAGCGGGAACGGAGCGTTGCGTTCCTGCTCAGTGGGACGCTGCCCGACCGTTCCCTGTGA
- a CDS encoding GNAT family N-acetyltransferase codes for MGMSVTISVATGQDAEQIFRLQYLCFQSEAALYGNYRIDPLVQSLDSVRAEVVSDCVFVARLGDEVVGSVRGALDADGTASIGKLCVHPRLQGHGIGARLLRAAESALAEEHGATKFRLSAGHRSEGNLRLYRRVGYETVGTSQGQDGVPMVVLEKPAGAYAATA; via the coding sequence ATGGGCATGAGCGTGACCATCTCGGTGGCGACCGGGCAGGACGCCGAGCAGATCTTCAGGCTGCAGTACCTGTGCTTCCAGAGCGAGGCGGCACTGTACGGCAACTACCGCATCGATCCGCTCGTCCAGAGCCTCGACTCCGTCCGTGCGGAGGTCGTCTCGGACTGCGTGTTCGTGGCCCGGCTGGGAGACGAAGTGGTCGGCTCGGTGCGTGGTGCCCTCGACGCCGACGGCACCGCCTCCATCGGCAAGCTCTGCGTCCACCCCCGCCTCCAGGGCCACGGCATCGGCGCGAGGCTGCTCCGCGCCGCCGAGTCGGCCCTCGCCGAGGAACACGGCGCCACCAAGTTCCGCCTCAGCGCGGGCCACCGCAGCGAGGGCAACCTTCGGCTGTACCGCCGGGTCGGTTACGAGACCGTGGGCACCAGCCAGGGTCAGGACGGGGTACCGATGGTGGTGCTGGAGAAGCCGGCGGGGGCGTACGCGGCTACGGCATGA
- a CDS encoding methionine ABC transporter permease, whose protein sequence is MVGWSTLIAVVGGLPLGVLLVLTDRGGLLRSVLANKVIGQIVNIARSMPFIILMVALMGFTRWVTGSTIGREAAIVPLAIGAIPFFARLVETAVREVDHGLVEAVQAMGGNTWTVVRKVLVPESLPSLISSATTTVVALIGYSAMAGTVGAGGLGDIAIRYGYQRFETELMWITVAVLAVVISVIQFAGDYAARALHRRGGHSGSAPRLRLLKTKPTAAEVTKA, encoded by the coding sequence ATGGTCGGCTGGTCCACCCTCATCGCGGTCGTCGGCGGTCTCCCGCTCGGTGTCCTGCTCGTCCTCACGGACCGGGGCGGCCTGCTGCGGAGCGTCCTCGCCAACAAGGTCATCGGGCAGATCGTGAACATCGCCCGCTCGATGCCCTTCATCATCCTGATGGTCGCGCTGATGGGCTTCACCCGCTGGGTCACCGGCTCGACCATCGGCCGCGAGGCCGCCATCGTGCCGCTCGCCATCGGCGCCATCCCGTTCTTCGCGCGCCTCGTCGAGACGGCCGTCCGCGAGGTGGACCACGGGCTCGTCGAGGCCGTGCAGGCCATGGGCGGCAACACCTGGACCGTCGTCCGCAAGGTCCTCGTCCCGGAGTCCCTGCCCTCGCTGATCTCCTCCGCCACCACGACCGTCGTCGCCCTCATCGGCTACTCGGCCATGGCCGGCACCGTCGGCGCGGGCGGCCTCGGCGACATCGCCATCCGCTACGGCTACCAGCGCTTCGAGACCGAACTGATGTGGATCACCGTGGCCGTCCTCGCGGTCGTCATCTCCGTCATCCAGTTCGCCGGCGACTACGCGGCCCGCGCCCTCCACCGGCGCGGCGGCCACTCCGGATCCGCGCCGAGGCTCCGGCTGCTGAAGACCAAGCCCACCGCGGCCGAGGTCACCAAGGCCTAG
- a CDS encoding MetQ/NlpA family ABC transporter substrate-binding protein, whose translation MRNTTKLTTAVLAAGALTLGLTACGAGGDSASDTSGPLVVAASPTPHAEILTFVKDNLAKDAGLDLEVREFTDYVTPNTATEDGSVGANYFQNQPYLDDFNKKRGTHIVPVVTVHLEPLGLYSKKVKSADALKSGATIAVPNDSVNEARALKLLEAGGIITLKDGVGNEATPADITNNPKNLKFKELEAAQTPRSLDDVDAAVVNGNYAIEADLSPAEDALVLESAKNNPYGNFLAVKEGDEDDPRVEKLAELLTSAEVKKFIEDKYDGSVIPSF comes from the coding sequence GTGCGTAACACCACCAAGCTGACCACCGCCGTGCTCGCCGCCGGAGCCCTCACCCTCGGGCTCACCGCCTGCGGCGCGGGAGGCGACTCCGCCTCCGACACGAGCGGCCCGCTGGTCGTCGCCGCCAGCCCGACCCCGCACGCCGAGATCCTCACCTTCGTCAAGGACAACCTGGCGAAGGACGCGGGCCTCGACCTGGAGGTCAGGGAGTTCACCGACTACGTCACGCCGAACACGGCGACGGAGGACGGGTCCGTGGGCGCCAACTACTTCCAGAACCAGCCGTACCTGGACGACTTCAACAAGAAGCGGGGCACCCACATCGTGCCCGTCGTCACGGTCCACCTGGAGCCGCTCGGCCTCTACTCGAAGAAGGTCAAGAGCGCGGACGCCCTGAAGAGCGGTGCCACCATCGCCGTCCCGAACGACAGCGTGAACGAGGCGCGTGCCCTCAAGCTCCTCGAAGCGGGCGGGATCATCACCCTGAAGGACGGCGTGGGCAACGAGGCGACCCCCGCCGACATCACGAACAACCCGAAGAACCTCAAGTTCAAGGAGTTGGAGGCGGCCCAGACCCCGCGCTCCCTGGACGACGTCGACGCCGCGGTCGTCAACGGCAACTACGCCATCGAGGCGGACCTCTCGCCCGCCGAGGACGCCCTCGTCCTGGAGTCCGCGAAAAACAACCCGTACGGCAACTTCCTCGCCGTCAAGGAGGGCGACGAGGACGACCCGCGCGTCGAGAAGCTCGCCGAGCTCCTCACCTCCGCCGAGGTCAAGAAGTTCATCGAGGACAAGTACGACGGTTCGGTGATCCCCTCCTTCTGA